GCTCTTGCGGATCTGACGGGCCGGCAGGGAGATGAACTTGTCCTGAGGCACAACGGAGTTATCCCCTCGCACGAGCGCCGCGAGCACGCGCACCGACTCCTTGCCATACATGTACGGATTCTGCACCACGGTGCCGACCACCTCGCCGTCCTGGATCGCGCGCAGCGTCGCGTCCTGCTCGTCGAAGCCGACGACCTTGATCGAGCTCATCTTCCCCGCCTGCTTGACCGCCTCGAGCAGGGCCGGCGTGTGGTACGCGTTCAGGCCGATCAGGCCCACGAGGTCCGGGTGCGCCGACATCATGTCTTCGGCGTTGCTCTTCGCCTTGGCGGCGTCGATCTGGTCGGTCAGGGTCGCGACGATTGTGTATTTCGCCCCCTTGATCTCCTGGTTGAGCGGGTCGCTCCCGGCGCTGCTGTCCGGGCGATCGAGCAGCTCGTCGAGCACTCCTTGGCGGCGCTTGCGGGCGTTGTCCCCCTCGAGCCGCCCGACCAGGATGGCCACCTTGCCGCCGGCGGGGATCGCCTCCTTCACGAGCTGCCCCGCCATCCGGCCAGCGACGTAGTTGTCGATGCCGATGTACACGATGCGCTCGCTCTTCGGAGCATCCGAGTCCTGCGTGATGAGCTTTGTCTTCGCGGCCGCCTTGTTGAGCAGCGGGACCTGGTTCTCCGCGTCGATCGGGCTGATCGCGATGCCGTCGACGCCGCGGATCAGGAGATCCTCGACCCGATGCATCTGGTCGTTCACGTCGCTCGGCATCACGACGCTCACCTCGGCGTCGTACTCCTTCGCGCCGTCGATGACGCCCTTCTCGGCGATGGTCCAGAAGGGGGCGACGCCGTTCGTGATGTAGGCGAGCTTCGGCTTGCCCCCAGCCGCCGACGCGTCCGCCGCCGGCGCGCCGCCGTTGTCGCAGCCCAGGGCCGCGAGCCCCGCCGCCACGCAGACCCCGACGATGAACCGACCGATTCTGTTCGACATGCGCTCTCCCCTCCACCCGACAAGAGCCGCCTCGCGCGGCGGATCTGGGCGCCTCGTGCCGACGCACGGCGCACGACGGAGCAGGCACCCCCAGCCAACTGGCCAGCTCATGATGCGCGATCCGCTCCAGACGTGTCTACACGATTCGACGCGGACATTCCTACCGCGCCTGCCGCGCCCCTAGCGCCGCGTGCTCGGCGCGCTCATGCCGCCCGATCGGCCGACGGCGTAGGCGATCCCGCTCTGCAGCGTCCCGCGGATCACGATGCGCGACATGTCGATGTCGAGCCGGAGGAGCGCCTGCGCGACCTCGCCGCGGATGCCCGTCAGCACCGCCTGGACCCCGAGCAGCCGGAGGGCGTTCGCGGCGTTGAGCAGGGCGTTCGCGACGCGTTGATCGACCCCCTTGATCCCCGTGACGTCGATGATGACGGTGCGGGTGCCGCTCCTCGTCGCGCCGTCGAGCAAGGTCGTGAGCACGTCGTGCGCGCGCTCCTCGTCCAGCGTGCCGATGAGCGGCATGACCATGACGTCGCTCGTGATCGGTACGAGCGGGGTCGACAGCTCGGAGATCTTCGCCCGCTGGAACCGGATCACCTCCTCTTGGAGCTCGGCCCGGGCCGCCTCGGCGCGCTCGCGCTCGCCGAGCTCGTGCAACAGGCGCAGGTTGGCGTCCCGTAGCTCGGCGCTCTGCGCGGAGAGGCGCACGTTGGCCAGAGAGAGCTCCTCCGTCCGCTCCTTCACCTCCTGCTCCAGCCGCTCGTTGGCCTCCCGGAGCTCGGCGCTCACGGCCGTGAGGTCCGCGTAGAGCAGCGCGTTCTCGACCGCCACGGCCGCCTGCGAGGACAGGAGCCGCAAGAGCTCGATGCGATCGGCGGTGAACGCGTGCTCCGCGAGGTGGTTCTCCAGGTACAGGACCCCGCTCAGCCGGCCCTGGTGCAGGAGCGGCAAGCCCAAAATCGATTTCGGCCGGCGCGCGCTCACGTGCGGATCGCCGGCGAGGCGCGGGTCGTCCTCCGCGCGGCCGATCACGAGCGCCTCGCGCGAGCGCGTCACGTAATGCACGACCGAGCGGGCCAGATCGAGCCGCGCCTCCAGGGGCATCGAGAGGCCAAGGCTCACCGTATCGGGGCCGACCGCGATCATCGCCTCGACCGTCAGCACCTCGCCGCGCGCGAGGATGAGGAACCCCCGGCTCGCCCCGGCGCTCTTGATCACGCTGCGCAAGACCTGCTCGATCACCTTGTCGAGCACGATCGCGCTCGAGATGGCCTGCGCGGTGCTGAGGACCGTGGCGAGATCGAAGCTCTCCCCCGCGACGAGGCCCTGGAGCGCGGTGCCGGTCGGCGAGAGCGGCAGAGGCTGGCCCAGGGCCGAGGGGTCGGCCGGCGCGAGCTCCTCGCGCAGCGCCTTGGCCTTCTCGGTCGCCCCCCAGCGCTCGTACAGGTAAACCGCCCTTCGCAGGAAGATGTGCGCGAACTCGACCCTGCCCTGGGCGAGCCAGAACCTGCCATAAAGCTCGTTGCCGAGCGCCTGGTTGTTGATGTAGTCGGCCTGCCGCGCGGCCTCGATGCCCCGCTCGTAGAGGTCCATCGCCTCGGCCCTCCGCCCCTCGACGCGGGCCTGCTCGGCGAGCAGCAGCAGGTGCTTGTGGAGCACGTTGTCCGGCCCGGCGTCGGCCCAGCGCTTCATCCGCCCGAGGAGCCGCAGCAGGTGCTCCTCGTGCTCCCGCCGCTCCGCGCCCTCGGCGCTCTCCCACGCGGCGATCCGCATGAGGCCCGCGTAGAACGTCGCCTCGGGCACCTTGGCGTGCGTCGGCAAGGCGCCCTCGATCACGGCGAGCTTCGGCATCAGATCGGCAAAGCTCGCCCTGTCGCCGAACAGGTAGGCATTCCGGATCTTGGCGTAGTACAGCCACCCCATGTGGTAGGGCGAGCCGCCATGCTTCGCCGCGTAGGCCGCCTCGTCGAACCCGTCGTCGTCGAAGCTGAGCCGGCCCCTCGTCAGCCCTTGCAGGCACCGGAGGGGCTGGATCACGCCCGCGAGGAGGATATCGATGATGTCATGGCTGCGGGCGCGCCGCAGGAACGCGAGGTGCGTCTCGGTGAGCTGCGAGAGCTCCGCGAGGTTCATCCCGTAGGTGAGCCGGTCCGAGCCGCTCTGGCTGATCATGTACCCCATGGCCGTCCAGTCGCCGGCCTGGAGCCCGAGGTCGTAGACCCGGTCGTAATAGGGATCTGCCCTCCGCAGCGGCTGCGTCCAGCTGTGCACGTCCGCGGAGAAGATGTGGTAGGTCTTCGCCCGGAGCACGAGGTTGTCGAGCTGGTCTGCGAGCTCGACGGCCATCTTGCCGAACCGATAGGCCGTCTCGTACTCGCCGAGCAGCGGGCCGACCACCATGCCGT
The DNA window shown above is from Sorangium aterium and carries:
- a CDS encoding sugar-binding protein — protein: MSNRIGRFIVGVCVAAGLAALGCDNGGAPAADASAAGGKPKLAYITNGVAPFWTIAEKGVIDGAKEYDAEVSVVMPSDVNDQMHRVEDLLIRGVDGIAISPIDAENQVPLLNKAAAKTKLITQDSDAPKSERIVYIGIDNYVAGRMAGQLVKEAIPAGGKVAILVGRLEGDNARKRRQGVLDELLDRPDSSAGSDPLNQEIKGAKYTIVATLTDQIDAAKAKSNAEDMMSAHPDLVGLIGLNAYHTPALLEAVKQAGKMSSIKVVGFDEQDATLRAIQDGEVVGTVVQNPYMYGKESVRVLAALVRGDNSVVPQDKFISLPARQIRKS